The Salvia miltiorrhiza cultivar Shanhuang (shh) chromosome 2, IMPLAD_Smil_shh, whole genome shotgun sequence DNA window tatagttttcttttctttaattgcattaaaaactaTTATGATTAGAagaatatgtaaataaaaaaatataaaattgatatctaatagattgtaaaataaaattaatacaataaaaatggatgaaagataaaattaagatgagagagaagagggacaaaaaatttattttgaaattttaaataattattaagtatataattttttgttttaaatatatttttttattatttttacaccaaattaaagattttgtgGTGATCTCTATTGAATATTGAATACTCTCTCaatcccactccaataggctcactttttttgggcacggagattaagaaaatttactttttaataggaaagtggtagtaaagtggtggtCCACACCGATTAAGTGgagtacaacttttttacccaaaaaataaaatgagtctattggagtgggatggaagaagtattaattaatgaattaaatttattgatttaaaaaaaaaccagAATAGaaaaaagagcataaaggaagaaagaaaaactttaacgaattttttttatcatgtataTATAAATTGTGAAAGAACATGCatgaacagaaaaaaaaaaatacctgaAGAAAAATAAATGTTGCAGCCATGGTTTCATACTTTCATATATAGACATAAATTTTGGAATTAGTGTAGAAAGTTAAAAATGgactaaaattattttattttaatagtttCTTCAATCGAAGCTCACAAAACAAGATAGAAGAACATCATAGGGGAAGGGCACTGCAGTCTGCAGCATTATCCTTTTATTGAaaccaaaaaatatatatcgTGTCACTACACATTTTCAAGGTTTGCACGGCGGCAACGGAGAGCCGCAGAGGCAGTCATTCCCGGCGAAGGAAGTGGCCGGAAACTTGTTCGGCGGCAGAGCGCCGCACAAGTGATTATGGCTCACATTCAATTCCGACAGCCCCGAAACAGCCTTAGGCACCTTCCCGAAAACCATATTCCTCGACAAGTCCAGAAACCTCAACCTCTCCACGAACCTCAAACTCCCCAAATCGAACTTCAGCTTATTACCGGAAGCATAGAATCCCACTAAATAATCCGTCCGATTCAGCAGCTGCACCGGGCTCCCCGTGATCTCGTTGTCGGATAGATCGATGTAGTCGTAGAAGTAAGTCTCCACGGGCCGGAAATCTTCCAGCTTCATCTTCAGCCCGCATTTCGCCAGCTTCAGAGAGTAAATAATCGGAGATGAAGCCACCCATTTCGGAATCGACCCCAAGTTGAAGCTGTTGTGGGATAAATCTAAGGATTCGATACCTTTCACGTTCATTACTGGGAATGGATCGACTAAATTATTATGGGAGAGATCgagattgaaaattttggtgAGATTCGCGAAAGATTTGGGGACGGGCCCGGATAATTTGTTCCAAGAAAGATCCAACGTGTCCAGAGCCCGAAAATTCCCAAAAAAGCCCGGGATTGCTCCGGTTAGGGAATTGTGGCCCAGCTCAAGGAACCTAAGCTTTGGCGCTAAAATTGAAATGCTCGCGGGAATTTTCCCGGTCAAATTATTGTGAGAGAAGCTTAGGCTTATGAGATTAGTCAGGCCCGGAAATATATCTGGAATCGGGCCGGAGAGGTGGTTCCGGGCCAAGTCGAGGAGCGTGAGGTTGCTTAGCCTCTGGAGGGCGGTGGGGATGGCGCCGGTGAGGAGGTTGCCGCCGAGTTTCAGCTGAATTAACTGACCTAGATTGGCAATGGAACTCGGAATCGGGCCGGAGAAACGGTTTCCTTCGAGGCTGAATGCGATGAGTTGGGTGAGTTCGCCGACTCGGGGCGGAATCGGGCCGGAAAATTTATTGTTTTCGATGTAGATGATGTCGATTTTTGGGAGGCTGAATATGAGATTTGGAAAGGGGCCGGAGAGGTTGTTGAGATCTTGGAGATAGATGCTGTCCAAGAATTGGAGTTTGGAGAGAGAAGGGGAGACTGTGCCGGATAAACTGGTGGTGAGGTTGCCGGGTCGGCCCACCAGAGTTAGAGACCTGACCCGGTTACCCGTTTGCGTTTCACAGGTGATGCCGAACCACTTGCAGCAGTCGGTGCCCTTTTTCCACGAGGTGAGCATGCCGGACGGGTCCGCGGTTATGCCCGACTTGAACCCGAGGAGCCCGGATTCGTCGTCGCGGTGGCATGCGGCGGCCGAGAGGCGGAGGAGGGAGAGTACAAGGAGGGAAGCGGTGAGTACTACGGAGAAGCGCATGGTGGGGGTATATGTGAattgaatgaatggtggttttggatacttactatatGTAGAGTGGGAATGTGATGTGATGGAATAAATTCTTACATAATGTGGTGGATTGGCGCCTTTAATACTAAAAACGAACACATGGCCTTGTGCAAAGATAGACAATAAAAATTGCTCACTTTAATCGTACTAACTCGCACTGAGCAGCCGACACACAGATGGGATCCTCTTTCCCacaatattgtgtgtaccacgtgtaccactcttcatttctttattttataaattatttttttataaaaataaaaattattatattattataaactctaattagtatttatcattgaaaaattaaaatttaaaaaattatataccctaactttgaattaatgaacccaaataatctactattattaattcaaataaatataaaaaaataattataaaccctaaatggatgagtgaacccttgttaattatctttataatatataaaagcataataaattaaaatgaaataaaaaataatttataaatacaaagaaataaagagtggtacacgtggtacacactatattttgggacagatgATCCCATTTGGCCGACACATAtgtcaaaataataatttctccATCCACCGAAGAGTAGAACGTGATTTGAAGCATGAGTATTAATACATCCATAAAAGAAGTGGATAAAGTAGATAAACTGATTTATTaaagttaatttattaaatgagttttttttaatattaaatgtaAATAAGGTTAAAAATATAAGGATatgtatttattaaaataaaaatatcaaaacaaTTGGAATGACAAAAAATATATACGTAAatgaattactccctccgtcccactgtaagtgagaccttttttttgggcacgagaattaagaaatgtgtattttgtgtaggtgaaaaggtgaaaaggtgtttaaagaaaaaaacttttacccaaaaaagaaagagtctcatttacaatgggacgcccaaaatagaaagagtttcagatacagtgggacgaagggagtatgtaAATGTCAATTTTTGGCTGTACAGCAGCCGCATCTCAGCTGCGGAAGactttgaaaatgattaaaaaattaGACGACGCGTTTTACCTTTGAATTCAACTCCATGGGAAATTGTTGGGTGCATAGCATTATAAGTTGTGAATAGAGTATATCTTAGTATAATCTCTATTCACCAATAAGCCGCATCACACTTTGAATAGAGTATATGAGATGACATGTCGTATCTGCAACAAAGAATCAACATAGTACAAATAAGTTGTGAATCATCCATTTTGCCATGAGTGTTTCtattctaattaaatttaaatatactcTTTCCATCtctaaaatatttttctctcttttcattttgTTCTGtccttaaattatttttctaacttatttttaaaaataagagcatccgcaacgctctactcgatggcttactcgagtagagcgttgccaTCGTGTAGGGGCGTTGCGGGGGGTCTACTCGAGCATTACTCGAGTGCTCGTGTAGCACTCGAGCGGCGCATGCTGTGCACGCGcctcaatttaaaaaaaatatttcaacggcttttttgatttttttttccaacggCTCTTTTACTCGTTTGacaccttttttattttttatttttttttctcttcttttctctctataaataatacttctccctcccttattcatcacaactcactccTTCTCcctccttcaattttttttgcaaaataTCATCTTTGTTCTTCAAAAAATGGC harbors:
- the LOC131010338 gene encoding MDIS1-interacting receptor like kinase 2-like — encoded protein: MRFSVVLTASLLVLSLLRLSAAACHRDDESGLLGFKSGITADPSGMLTSWKKGTDCCKWFGITCETQTGNRVRSLTLVGRPGNLTTSLSGTVSPSLSKLQFLDSIYLQDLNNLSGPFPNLIFSLPKIDIIYIENNKFSGPIPPRVGELTQLIAFSLEGNRFSGPIPSSIANLGQLIQLKLGGNLLTGAIPTALQRLSNLTLLDLARNHLSGPIPDIFPGLTNLISLSFSHNNLTGKIPASISILAPKLRFLELGHNSLTGAIPGFFGNFRALDTLDLSWNKLSGPVPKSFANLTKIFNLDLSHNNLVDPFPVMNVKGIESLDLSHNSFNLGSIPKWVASSPIIYSLKLAKCGLKMKLEDFRPVETYFYDYIDLSDNEITGSPVQLLNRTDYLVGFYASGNKLKFDLGSLRFVERLRFLDLSRNMVFGKVPKAVSGLSELNVSHNHLCGALPPNKFPATSFAGNDCLCGSPLPPCKP